One region of Planctomycetota bacterium genomic DNA includes:
- a CDS encoding F0F1 ATP synthase subunit epsilon, which yields MMADSSAPGTIRCVIVTPETTSLDTRCRSVTLPLFDGSRGIGRGHASFIGRLGAGEIRVSGEQGGAGDGVRSIFIEGGFVEVAHDDVTVITQQAIPADKIDLASARSQLDAVAGTKAIGDDAIDAKFRRLDAARALVRTGERKGR from the coding sequence ATGATGGCCGACAGCTCCGCACCAGGCACGATCCGTTGCGTGATCGTGACCCCCGAAACCACGAGCCTCGACACGCGCTGCCGTTCGGTGACGCTGCCGTTGTTCGACGGCAGCCGTGGCATCGGACGGGGCCACGCGTCGTTCATCGGCCGGCTCGGGGCAGGGGAGATCCGTGTCAGCGGCGAGCAGGGGGGGGCCGGAGACGGCGTCCGCTCGATCTTCATCGAGGGGGGATTCGTCGAGGTCGCCCACGACGACGTCACCGTGATCACCCAGCAGGCGATTCCCGCCGACAAGATCGACCTGGCAAGCGCCCGGTCGCAACTCGACGCGGTCGCCGGCACCAAGGCGATCGGCGACGATGCGATCGACGCCAAATTCCGCCGGCTCGATGCCGCCCGGGCGCTGGTCCGCACCGGCGAGCGAAAGGGGCGCTGA
- the hisA gene encoding 1-(5-phosphoribosyl)-5-[(5-phosphoribosylamino)methylideneamino]imidazole-4-carboxamide isomerase, whose product MELWPAIDLRGGRCVRLRQGDYARETVFDADPVEVARRFVAAGARRLHVVDLDGAREGTAVQAELVARIATAADVPVQVGGGIRTLETARHYAALGIERLVVGSVAVEQPDLLGTLAAALPGRIVLGLDARDGFVAVRGWRETSGVAARDLVGRHADLPLAAVVYTDIATDGMLTGPNLPALAELVAACRHPVVASGGIASAADLRDVARIGAAGCIVGRAMYDGGLSLAAASEAAGEG is encoded by the coding sequence ATGGAACTGTGGCCGGCGATCGACCTGCGCGGAGGCCGCTGCGTGCGGCTGCGGCAGGGTGACTACGCGCGCGAGACGGTGTTCGACGCCGATCCGGTCGAGGTCGCACGCCGGTTCGTCGCCGCGGGGGCGAGGCGGCTGCATGTTGTCGATCTCGACGGGGCCCGCGAGGGGACCGCCGTCCAGGCCGAACTCGTCGCCCGGATCGCCACGGCCGCCGACGTGCCGGTGCAGGTCGGCGGCGGCATCCGCACGCTGGAAACGGCCCGGCACTACGCGGCGCTCGGGATCGAGCGCCTGGTGGTGGGCAGCGTCGCCGTCGAGCAGCCCGACCTCCTCGGCACGCTCGCCGCGGCGCTGCCGGGGCGGATCGTCCTCGGCCTCGATGCCCGCGACGGCTTCGTCGCCGTCCGCGGCTGGCGGGAAACCAGCGGCGTCGCCGCCCGCGACCTCGTCGGCCGGCATGCCGACCTGCCGCTGGCAGCCGTCGTCTACACCGACATCGCCACCGACGGCATGCTCACCGGGCCGAATCTGCCGGCGCTCGCCGAGCTCGTGGCCGCCTGCCGGCATCCGGTCGTGGCTTCCGGCGGGATCGCCTCGGCCGCCGACCTGCGCGACGTGGCCCGGATCGGCGCCGCCGGCTGCATCGTCGGCCGGGCGATGTACGACGGCGGGCTCTCGCTCGCCGCCGCCAGCGAGGCCGCCGGGGAGGGCTGA
- the atpD gene encoding F0F1 ATP synthase subunit beta yields the protein MANGSITQVIGSTFDVEFPENSIPAIYNAVRVDAATKGVEVHLVGEVQQHLGGGKVRCVALGSTDGLTRGAAVVDTGGPLSVPVGKATLGRVFNLLGEPIDSRGPVETQERWPIHRDPPPVRELTTKTELFETGIKVIDLLTPFVRGGKAGLFGGAGLGKTVILTELIARIASAHGGYSVFAGVGERTREGTDLWLEMQEAKIGDTGRSVIEQTCMVFGQMNEPPGARLRVALSALTMAEYFRDTTGADTLLFVDNIFRFSQAGSEVSALLGRMPSAVGYQPTLATEMGALQERITSTSKGAITSVQAVYVPADDPTDPAPATAFGNLDAFLYLERSISEKGIYPAVDPLASSSRILDPQYVGERHYRVARRVQRTLQRYRELQDIIAILGVDELSEEDKLVVHRARRMERFLSQPFLVAEVFTGKPGEITSLDDTIRSFEELADGKWDHLPEQAFMYVGPIEQAEEQAKKMAAKG from the coding sequence ATGGCAAACGGCAGCATCACGCAGGTCATCGGTTCCACGTTCGACGTCGAGTTTCCCGAGAACTCGATCCCCGCGATCTACAACGCCGTCCGGGTGGATGCCGCCACCAAGGGCGTCGAGGTCCATCTCGTCGGTGAGGTCCAGCAGCACCTCGGCGGTGGCAAGGTCCGCTGTGTCGCCCTCGGCTCGACCGACGGGCTGACCCGCGGTGCGGCGGTGGTCGACACAGGAGGACCGCTGTCGGTTCCGGTCGGCAAGGCGACGCTGGGGCGCGTGTTCAACCTCCTCGGCGAGCCGATCGACAGCCGCGGCCCGGTCGAGACGCAGGAGCGCTGGCCGATCCACCGCGACCCGCCCCCCGTCCGCGAACTGACCACCAAGACCGAGCTGTTCGAGACCGGCATCAAGGTCATCGACCTGCTGACGCCGTTCGTCCGCGGCGGCAAGGCCGGCCTGTTCGGCGGTGCCGGCCTCGGCAAGACCGTGATCCTCACCGAGCTCATCGCCCGGATCGCCAGTGCCCACGGCGGCTACTCCGTGTTCGCCGGCGTCGGCGAGCGGACGCGTGAGGGCACCGATCTGTGGCTCGAGATGCAGGAGGCCAAGATCGGCGACACGGGGCGGAGCGTCATCGAGCAGACGTGCATGGTGTTCGGCCAGATGAACGAGCCCCCCGGGGCCCGTCTCCGCGTGGCCCTGTCGGCACTGACGATGGCCGAGTATTTCCGCGACACGACCGGCGCCGACACGCTGCTGTTCGTCGACAATATCTTCCGCTTCTCGCAGGCGGGCAGCGAGGTCAGCGCCCTCCTCGGCCGCATGCCGAGCGCCGTCGGCTACCAGCCGACCCTGGCGACCGAGATGGGCGCTCTGCAGGAGCGGATCACGAGCACGTCGAAGGGGGCGATCACGAGCGTGCAGGCGGTCTACGTGCCGGCCGACGACCCCACCGACCCGGCCCCGGCGACGGCGTTCGGCAACCTCGACGCCTTCCTCTATTTGGAGCGGTCGATCTCCGAGAAGGGCATCTATCCGGCCGTCGATCCGCTGGCGTCGTCGAGCCGGATCCTCGACCCGCAGTACGTCGGCGAGCGGCACTACCGTGTCGCCCGCCGCGTCCAGCGCACGCTGCAGCGCTACCGCGAACTGCAGGACATCATCGCCATCCTCGGCGTCGACGAGCTCTCCGAGGAGGACAAGCTGGTGGTCCACCGGGCACGGCGCATGGAGCGCTTCCTGTCGCAGCCGTTCCTCGTGGCCGAGGTGTTCACCGGCAAGCCCGGCGAGATCACCAGCCTCGACGACACGATCCGGTCGTTCGAGGAGCTCGCCGACGGCAAGTGGGACCACCTCCCCGAGCAGGCGTTCATGTACGTCGGCCCGATCGAGCAGGCCGAGGAGCAGGCGAAAAAGATGGCGGCGAAGGGTTGA
- the atpH gene encoding ATP synthase F1 subunit delta: MKRRATDTKHVDIAADRVAKTYAQAIVEAAEAAGCRREVIAELGALAREVMPRVPEAAAVFASPKVPPEEKARIIDRLAKGRLRETSVNSLHVLARHGRLGMLGAVVDAAERLADAREGRRQATFTTALPLDAAEQARIVADTERALSATLVPSFAVDPEIIGGLVVRVGDTIYDQSVATALSRIGGRLHERNIHAIQNGEYSWPT; encoded by the coding sequence ATGAAGCGCCGCGCCACCGACACCAAGCACGTCGACATCGCCGCCGACCGCGTCGCCAAGACGTACGCGCAGGCGATCGTCGAAGCGGCCGAGGCTGCCGGCTGCCGCCGCGAGGTGATCGCCGAGCTCGGTGCCCTCGCCCGCGAGGTGATGCCGCGCGTCCCGGAGGCGGCGGCGGTGTTCGCGTCGCCGAAGGTGCCGCCGGAGGAGAAGGCCCGGATCATCGACCGGCTCGCGAAGGGGCGGCTCCGCGAGACCTCGGTCAACTCGCTGCACGTCCTCGCCCGGCACGGACGGCTGGGGATGCTCGGCGCCGTCGTCGACGCCGCCGAACGGCTCGCCGACGCCCGCGAGGGTCGGCGCCAGGCGACGTTTACCACCGCCCTGCCGCTCGACGCCGCCGAGCAGGCGCGGATCGTCGCCGACACCGAACGGGCCCTGTCCGCCACGCTCGTCCCGTCGTTCGCCGTCGATCCCGAGATCATCGGCGGGCTCGTCGTCCGCGTCGGCGACACCATCTACGACCAATCGGTCGCCACCGCCCTGTCGCGGATCGGTGGCCGCCTCCACGAACGCAACATCCACGCCATCCAAAACGGGGAGTACTCATGGCCAACCTGA
- the atpG gene encoding ATP synthase F1 subunit gamma, giving the protein MAKARALDRRRKSVRNIRKITRTMELIATARFKKAMDRSVAARDYTKQLAKILENIASVGADVAHPLLEIRPTKRAAVLVLTGNRGLCGGYNSNVVRQSMALLGQWRGEQVPTQVAVSGKRGISALRFRGIDLAERYTQFEDKPEFAAVAPIGRAYLDAYAAGEIDRLDVVYTRFHSIAKQEATAEMLLPLAPPQAASTATKAKLASDEYDFHPSAGTILEEILPASFLARLFKCFLDAAVSEQVARMVAMKAATENAGGLIKSLSRQYNRARQSQITGEIMEILGGVEALKK; this is encoded by the coding sequence ATGGCCAAAGCCCGGGCACTCGACCGCCGCCGCAAGTCGGTCCGCAACATCCGCAAGATCACGCGGACGATGGAGCTGATCGCCACCGCGCGGTTCAAGAAGGCGATGGACCGCTCGGTCGCCGCCCGCGACTACACCAAACAGCTCGCCAAGATCCTCGAGAACATCGCGAGCGTCGGGGCCGACGTCGCCCACCCGCTGCTCGAGATCCGGCCGACGAAGCGCGCTGCGGTGCTCGTCCTCACCGGCAACCGCGGCCTCTGCGGCGGCTACAACTCCAACGTCGTCCGCCAGTCGATGGCGTTGCTCGGCCAGTGGCGCGGCGAGCAGGTGCCGACGCAGGTCGCCGTCTCGGGGAAGCGCGGGATCTCCGCCCTCCGGTTCCGTGGCATCGATCTCGCCGAGCGTTACACGCAGTTCGAGGACAAGCCGGAGTTTGCCGCGGTCGCCCCGATCGGCCGGGCCTACCTCGACGCCTACGCCGCCGGTGAGATCGATCGCCTCGACGTCGTCTACACGCGCTTCCACTCGATCGCCAAGCAGGAGGCGACCGCGGAAATGCTCCTCCCGCTCGCTCCGCCCCAGGCGGCCTCGACGGCGACGAAGGCCAAGCTCGCTTCCGACGAATACGACTTCCATCCGTCGGCCGGCACGATCCTCGAGGAAATCCTGCCGGCGAGCTTCCTCGCCCGGCTGTTCAAGTGCTTCCTCGACGCCGCGGTCAGCGAACAGGTGGCACGGATGGTGGCAATGAAGGCGGCCACCGAGAACGCCGGCGGACTGATCAAGAGCCTGTCGCGGCAGTACAACCGCGCCCGGCAGTCGCAGATCACCGGTGAGATCATGGAGATCCTCGGCGGCGTCGAGGCCCTCAAGAAATAA
- a CDS encoding shikimate kinase, whose product MPTVTLIGYRGTGKSTVARLLGERLGLPWWDADAELEARCGHSIAELIRTRGEEAFRAEEEITLRDLFQRGPGVIATGGGAILRAANRDRLARDGGTVVWLSAPPDVIRRRLAADPATRARRPALLGSDPLSEIDALLASRETLYRACGSVELDTAALTPEEIATRIAGLLPPPQVDGMAPR is encoded by the coding sequence ATGCCGACCGTGACCCTCATCGGCTACCGCGGAACCGGCAAGTCGACCGTCGCGCGCCTCCTCGGGGAGCGGCTCGGGCTGCCGTGGTGGGACGCCGACGCGGAACTGGAAGCACGCTGCGGGCACTCGATCGCCGAGCTGATCCGGACCCGCGGCGAGGAGGCGTTTCGCGCGGAGGAGGAAATCACCCTGCGAGACCTCTTCCAGCGCGGGCCCGGGGTGATCGCCACGGGGGGCGGTGCGATCCTCCGCGCGGCGAACCGCGATCGGCTCGCGCGCGACGGCGGGACGGTCGTGTGGCTGTCGGCTCCCCCTGACGTGATCCGCCGCCGGCTGGCGGCCGATCCCGCGACCCGTGCCCGCCGTCCGGCACTCCTCGGCAGCGATCCGCTTTCCGAGATCGACGCGCTGCTTGCCTCGCGCGAGACTCTGTACCGTGCGTGCGGCTCGGTGGAGCTCGACACGGCGGCGCTCACTCCCGAGGAGATCGCGACGCGGATCGCCGGATTGCTACCCCCTCCGCAGGTCGACGGGATGGCGCCGCGATGA
- the aroE gene encoding shikimate dehydrogenase yields MICVGIARGRHRHVIAEHRFLAENGVKLVELRLDFIQGVVQVKRLLAERPCPVIVSCRRAVDGGHWARSEEERLLVLRTAIAEGAEYVDLEDDIAARVPRYGRTKRIVSRHDFAGTPPDLDRLQRKLTALDADVVKIATMAAIPQDNLRMLAMIRSADVPTVGLCMGEIGVPTRVLCGRFGAPFTYATFHEDRLLAPGQIAWRQMRDVYRYDSITPATRIYGVIADPVAHSYSPVVHNAALGEAGIDAVYLPFRVPVEEIDEFLLEADRWPLSGLSVTIPHKEAVLRHVTHADADVRAIGAANTLVFTPAGIAAHNTDSRAASQSLEATLTMTGHEGLVDVKEVHSALVLGAGGAARAVAHGLKEREIAVTIASRTFDRAQKLAAETGCKAVDWGSRYRMPFDCLVNTTPVGMHPNVDASPYDREHLRPYMVVFDTVYNPENTLLVKEARKAGCRIVTGVDMFVEQAAQQFAIWHGQKAPVDAMRAALKRATASAKTST; encoded by the coding sequence ATGATCTGTGTCGGGATCGCCCGGGGGCGCCATCGCCACGTCATCGCCGAACACCGCTTCCTCGCCGAGAACGGCGTCAAGCTCGTGGAGCTGCGCCTCGACTTCATCCAGGGGGTGGTCCAGGTCAAGCGCTTGCTCGCCGAGCGCCCCTGCCCGGTGATCGTCAGCTGCCGGCGTGCCGTCGACGGTGGGCACTGGGCGCGCTCCGAGGAGGAGCGGCTCCTCGTCCTCCGCACCGCGATCGCCGAAGGGGCCGAGTACGTCGATCTCGAAGACGACATCGCCGCCCGCGTGCCCCGCTACGGGCGCACGAAGCGGATCGTCAGCCGCCACGATTTCGCCGGCACGCCTCCCGACCTCGACCGACTGCAGCGGAAGCTCACGGCGCTCGATGCCGACGTCGTCAAGATCGCGACGATGGCCGCGATCCCGCAGGACAACCTGCGGATGCTGGCGATGATCCGGTCCGCCGACGTGCCCACGGTGGGGCTGTGCATGGGTGAGATCGGCGTCCCGACGCGCGTCCTCTGCGGCCGGTTCGGTGCGCCGTTCACCTACGCGACCTTCCATGAGGACCGGCTCCTCGCCCCGGGGCAGATCGCCTGGCGGCAGATGCGCGACGTCTACCGCTACGACTCGATCACCCCGGCGACACGGATCTACGGCGTGATCGCCGACCCGGTGGCCCACAGCTATTCGCCGGTGGTCCACAACGCGGCCCTCGGCGAGGCGGGGATCGACGCGGTCTACCTGCCGTTCCGCGTGCCGGTCGAGGAGATCGACGAGTTCCTCCTCGAGGCCGACCGCTGGCCGCTGTCGGGGTTGAGCGTGACGATCCCGCACAAGGAGGCGGTGTTGCGCCACGTCACGCATGCCGATGCCGACGTCCGCGCGATCGGCGCCGCCAACACGCTGGTGTTCACGCCGGCCGGAATCGCCGCCCACAACACCGATTCCAGGGCCGCCAGCCAGAGCCTCGAGGCGACGCTGACGATGACCGGCCACGAGGGGCTCGTCGACGTCAAGGAGGTGCACTCGGCGCTGGTCCTCGGCGCCGGCGGCGCCGCGCGGGCCGTGGCCCACGGGTTGAAGGAGCGCGAGATCGCGGTCACCATCGCGTCGCGCACGTTCGACCGCGCGCAGAAACTCGCCGCCGAGACCGGCTGCAAGGCGGTCGACTGGGGCTCGCGGTACCGGATGCCGTTCGATTGCCTGGTGAATACCACGCCGGTCGGGATGCATCCCAACGTCGACGCCTCCCCGTATGACCGCGAGCACCTCCGGCCGTACATGGTGGTCTTCGACACCGTGTACAATCCGGAAAACACGCTGCTCGTCAAGGAGGCCCGCAAGGCGGGATGCCGGATCGTGACCGGCGTCGACATGTTCGTGGAACAGGCAGCGCAGCAATTCGCGATCTGGCACGGGCAGAAGGCCCCCGTCGACGCGATGCGGGCGGCGCTCAAACGGGCGACGGCATCGGCCAAGACATCGACCTGA
- a CDS encoding F0F1 ATP synthase subunit alpha produces MANLTDEIASVLREEISRFQAGIDVREVGRVLEVGDGIARVWGLSGVMAGEMVEFPGGITGLAFNLEENSVGVIILGDYLQVTEGDEVKSTGRLLSVPVGDAVVGRVLDPLGNPLDGKGPVVTDLRRPVETLAPGVAERSPVREPMQTGIKAVDAMTPIGRGQRELIIGDRKTGKTAIGIDAIINQKNSGVKCFYVAVGQKDSSVAVAIDTLRKYGAMDYTTVIVSGASAAAPLQYIAPYSGTAMAEHFMYNGQHALIVYDDLSKQATAYRQLSLLMRRPPGREAYPGDVFYAHSRLLERSAKLSKELGGGSLTSLPIIETLEGEVSAYIPTNVISITDGQIYLQPDLFFAGQRPAMNAGISVSRVGGAAQTKAMKKVAGGLRLDLASFRELEAFAQLGTDLDAATQSRLDRGYRMVELLKQGQYAPMEVVDQVLSIYAGTRGHLDEVKRDEVADWEKGFLTFVRDQMPEVRKRIDESKELDAEGERMLEAAIAEFKRQRAAKAGGGAKPLAAAR; encoded by the coding sequence ATGGCCAACCTGACCGACGAGATCGCATCCGTCCTCCGCGAGGAAATCTCGCGCTTCCAGGCTGGGATCGACGTCCGCGAAGTGGGCCGCGTCCTCGAGGTGGGCGACGGCATCGCCCGCGTCTGGGGTCTGTCCGGCGTGATGGCCGGCGAAATGGTCGAGTTTCCCGGCGGGATCACCGGCCTGGCGTTCAACCTCGAGGAGAACTCGGTCGGCGTGATCATCCTTGGCGACTACCTCCAGGTCACCGAGGGGGACGAGGTGAAGAGCACCGGCCGCCTCCTTTCCGTGCCCGTCGGCGACGCCGTCGTCGGCCGCGTGCTCGACCCGCTCGGCAATCCGCTCGACGGCAAGGGGCCGGTGGTCACCGACCTGCGCCGTCCGGTCGAGACGCTCGCCCCGGGCGTCGCCGAGCGGTCCCCCGTCCGTGAGCCGATGCAGACGGGCATCAAGGCGGTCGACGCGATGACGCCGATCGGCCGCGGCCAGCGCGAGCTGATCATCGGCGACCGCAAGACCGGCAAGACGGCGATCGGCATCGACGCGATCATCAACCAGAAGAACAGCGGCGTGAAGTGCTTCTACGTCGCCGTCGGCCAGAAGGACTCGTCGGTCGCCGTGGCCATCGACACGCTCCGCAAGTACGGCGCGATGGACTACACCACGGTGATCGTGTCGGGCGCCAGCGCCGCGGCGCCGCTGCAGTACATCGCCCCCTACTCGGGCACGGCGATGGCCGAGCACTTCATGTACAACGGCCAGCACGCCCTGATCGTGTACGACGATCTCTCCAAGCAGGCCACGGCCTACCGCCAGCTGTCGCTCCTCATGCGGCGGCCGCCGGGGCGCGAGGCCTACCCGGGCGACGTGTTCTATGCCCACAGCCGGCTCCTCGAGCGCTCGGCCAAGCTCTCCAAGGAGCTCGGCGGCGGCTCGCTGACGAGCCTGCCGATCATCGAGACGCTCGAAGGCGAGGTCTCGGCCTACATCCCCACCAACGTGATCTCGATCACCGACGGCCAGATCTACCTCCAGCCCGACCTGTTCTTCGCCGGCCAGCGCCCCGCGATGAACGCCGGTATCTCGGTGTCGCGCGTCGGCGGTGCCGCGCAGACCAAGGCGATGAAGAAGGTCGCCGGCGGTCTCCGCCTCGACCTCGCCAGCTTCCGCGAGCTCGAGGCCTTCGCCCAGCTCGGCACCGATCTCGACGCCGCCACCCAGTCGCGGCTCGACCGCGGCTACCGGATGGTCGAGCTCCTCAAGCAGGGCCAATACGCCCCGATGGAGGTCGTCGACCAGGTGTTGAGCATCTACGCGGGGACGCGCGGCCATCTCGACGAGGTGAAGCGCGACGAGGTGGCCGATTGGGAGAAGGGCTTCTTGACGTTCGTGCGCGACCAGATGCCCGAGGTCCGGAAGCGGATCGACGAGTCGAAGGAGCTCGATGCCGAGGGGGAGCGGATGCTCGAGGCGGCGATCGCCGAGTTCAAGCGGCAGCGGGCCGCGAAGGCCGGCGGCGGTGCCAAGCCGCTCGCCGCCGCCCGCTGA
- the hisH gene encoding imidazole glycerol phosphate synthase subunit HisH, with protein sequence MLTIVDYGSGNLRSVQKAFERLGVPALITDDPGRVGDAERLVLPGVGAFGDAMRELHARGLVEPIVDHLRADRPFLGICMGLQLLFGMGHEGGGHGGGRHPGLGIFAGEVTRFDLAPPLKVPHMGWNRVDWCGPGRAWTDAPPAHFYFVHSYVARPIDGSIVAATADHGGPFCAAVARGRLLATQFHPEKSQAAGLALLGGWLAATETGGRARAG encoded by the coding sequence ATGCTGACGATCGTCGACTACGGCAGTGGTAACCTCCGCAGTGTGCAGAAGGCGTTCGAACGCCTTGGCGTGCCGGCGCTGATTACCGACGATCCCGGTCGGGTCGGTGACGCGGAGCGCCTCGTGCTCCCCGGCGTCGGGGCGTTCGGCGACGCGATGCGCGAGCTGCACGCCCGGGGCCTCGTCGAGCCGATCGTCGACCATCTCCGTGCCGATCGACCGTTTCTCGGGATCTGCATGGGGCTGCAGCTGCTGTTCGGGATGGGCCACGAGGGTGGGGGCCACGGGGGGGGCCGGCACCCGGGCCTCGGGATCTTCGCCGGCGAGGTCACGCGCTTCGACCTCGCGCCGCCGCTCAAGGTGCCGCACATGGGCTGGAACCGTGTCGACTGGTGCGGCCCGGGCCGGGCCTGGACCGACGCCCCTCCGGCCCACTTCTACTTCGTCCACTCCTACGTCGCCCGGCCGATTGACGGCTCGATCGTGGCCGCGACGGCCGACCATGGCGGTCCGTTCTGCGCCGCGGTCGCCCGGGGACGGCTGCTGGCGACGCAGTTCCATCCGGAGAAGAGCCAGGCGGCTGGGCTCGCCCTGCTCGGCGGGTGGCTGGCGGCCACGGAGACCGGCGGGCGCGCCCGCGCCGGGTGA
- a CDS encoding serine acetyltransferase, with protein MAADIRLKEQLPELTRRIVETYQDVPTIQYLGHCPLPSNETIQGICEDLKEIIYPGYRRRENLHLGNVTYHVGDLVDGLHDKLTMQIGRALRHAVAASRAAAERGDEVPAMPDELHHCLEEADFEALGQAKAIEFLEQIPALRRVLATDVQAAYDGDPAVRTLDEVIFCYPGLEAVTIHRLAHRLHRLRVPLIPRMMVEWSHSRTGIDIHPGATIGDHFFIDHGTGVVIGETCEIGNHVKLYQGVTLGALSFQTDADGHLVRGTKRHPTIGDRVVIYANATVLGGTTVIGHDSVIGSNVWLTRSIAPRTTVVLERPKLRMRGEEIPDTDYQI; from the coding sequence ATGGCTGCCGACATCCGCCTCAAGGAGCAGTTGCCCGAGCTGACACGGCGGATCGTGGAGACGTACCAGGACGTCCCCACGATCCAGTACCTCGGCCACTGTCCGCTGCCGAGCAACGAGACGATCCAGGGGATCTGCGAGGATCTCAAGGAGATCATCTACCCCGGCTACAGGCGCCGCGAGAACCTCCACCTGGGCAACGTCACCTACCACGTCGGCGACCTCGTCGACGGGCTCCACGACAAGCTCACGATGCAGATCGGCCGCGCCCTGCGCCATGCCGTCGCCGCGTCGCGGGCCGCCGCGGAACGTGGCGACGAGGTGCCGGCGATGCCCGACGAGCTGCACCATTGCCTCGAAGAAGCCGATTTCGAGGCGCTCGGCCAGGCGAAGGCGATCGAATTCCTCGAACAGATTCCCGCCCTGCGCCGTGTCCTCGCCACCGACGTCCAGGCGGCCTACGACGGCGACCCGGCAGTCCGCACGCTCGACGAGGTGATCTTCTGCTATCCCGGGCTCGAGGCGGTGACGATCCACCGTCTCGCCCACCGGCTCCACCGGCTCCGCGTGCCGCTGATCCCGCGGATGATGGTGGAGTGGTCGCACTCCCGGACCGGCATCGATATCCACCCGGGGGCGACGATCGGGGACCATTTCTTCATCGACCACGGCACCGGCGTGGTGATCGGCGAGACGTGCGAGATCGGCAACCACGTCAAGCTCTACCAGGGGGTCACGCTCGGCGCGCTGTCGTTCCAGACCGACGCCGACGGGCACCTCGTCCGCGGCACGAAGCGCCACCCGACGATCGGCGACCGGGTCGTGATCTACGCCAACGCCACCGTCCTCGGCGGCACCACGGTGATCGGCCACGACTCGGTGATCGGCAGCAACGTCTGGCTGACGCGGTCGATCGCCCCGCGCACGACCGTCGTGCTCGAGCGGCCGAAGCTGCGCATGCGCGGGGAAGAGATTCCCGACACCGACTACCAGATCTGA
- a CDS encoding prepilin peptidase, with amino-acid sequence MTWIDSGPQAALVAGVVGALAGWGVGAGVPRLMRLEGLPTADAAERARPAYAALVGAVAAVALWWWEVVAGGLVPVTTVPAVADGTVTTVRWLGHVVLFGLLAAASWIDLRLRVIPDWITVPGVLAGLTLAVAAPGHLLPVAIELPRSFAAPALAGDVLGAWGGLAASAPPAWLAPRPSLTGLAVMVAIAGCWWWTCTPIVFTRGGRLARLTLGGGLATAVGATWWDGGPGHSALATALVGIAVGGGLVFATRHGASLAMGREAMGFGDVTLMAMIGAWLGWQTTVIVFFLGVFLGLGHGLVQVLLHGEVEMPFGPSLCAACALAVVGWRTTWRLAGPFFEDPLALGCVLGLVVVLSAAALAGLQWWRTRTG; translated from the coding sequence ATGACCTGGATCGACAGCGGGCCGCAGGCAGCGCTCGTGGCGGGTGTCGTCGGCGCGCTCGCCGGATGGGGAGTGGGCGCCGGCGTGCCGCGGCTCATGCGGCTCGAGGGGCTGCCCACAGCGGACGCGGCCGAGCGGGCTCGCCCCGCGTACGCAGCGCTCGTCGGCGCCGTGGCGGCCGTGGCCCTGTGGTGGTGGGAGGTGGTCGCGGGGGGCCTCGTGCCGGTCACGACGGTGCCTGCGGTCGCCGACGGGACCGTGACGACCGTCCGCTGGCTCGGTCACGTGGTCCTGTTCGGGCTATTGGCGGCGGCGTCGTGGATCGACCTGCGCCTGCGCGTGATCCCCGACTGGATCACCGTCCCGGGAGTGCTCGCCGGTCTGACGCTTGCCGTCGCCGCGCCGGGGCACCTGCTCCCGGTGGCCATCGAGTTGCCGCGTTCGTTCGCGGCGCCGGCGCTCGCCGGCGACGTGCTCGGCGCGTGGGGCGGTCTCGCGGCGTCCGCGCCCCCCGCGTGGCTCGCGCCGCGGCCGTCGCTGACAGGCCTGGCGGTCATGGTCGCCATCGCCGGCTGCTGGTGGTGGACGTGCACGCCGATCGTGTTCACCCGCGGTGGGCGTCTGGCTCGCCTCACCCTCGGGGGTGGGCTGGCCACCGCGGTCGGTGCCACCTGGTGGGACGGCGGCCCCGGTCACTCCGCGCTCGCCACGGCCCTGGTCGGGATCGCGGTCGGCGGGGGGCTCGTGTTCGCCACGCGCCATGGCGCGAGCCTGGCGATGGGGCGCGAGGCGATGGGGTTCGGCGACGTGACGCTGATGGCGATGATCGGGGCATGGTTGGGGTGGCAGACGACGGTGATCGTCTTCTTCCTCGGCGTGTTCCTCGGGCTCGGACACGGGCTCGTGCAGGTCCTCCTTCACGGCGAGGTCGAGATGCCGTTCGGACCGAGCCTGTGCGCCGCCTGTGCGCTGGCGGTGGTCGGCTGGCGGACGACATGGCGGCTGGCCGGCCCGTTTTTCGAGGATCCGCTGGCATTGGGGTGCGTGCTGGGGCTCGTCGTCGTCCTCAGCGCTGCGGCCCTCGCGGGGCTGCAGTGGTGGCGGACCCGCACGGGGTGA